A region of the Mesoterricola sediminis genome:
CCAGCTTCACGGCCTCGTCGGGATCCGCGTCGATGAGGCCGTTCTCCTTCAGGAGGGCGGCGAGCTTGAGGTGGCTCAGGTGGTGCAGGTCGCCGAAGGGCAGGCCGGCCTTGACCGCGCCGCAGAGCTCGAGCTGGTTGCGCTCCATGCCGTCCACCAGGGCCTTGAAGCGGGGGTCGCAGCCGGGGGCGGGGGTGGTGCGGGTGATGTCGGAGGCGTAGCCCAGGGTGCGGGCGCCGCAGTCCAGCAGGAGGACCTTGCCGCTCCGGTAGCTGCGCTTGTTCTCGTAGTGGAGGGTGGCGCCCTTCTCGTCAAGGGCCACGATGCTGGAGAAGGCCAGCTCGAAGTCGAGGCAGCCCACGGCCTGCACGAAGGCGTAGTGGATCTCCAGCTCGGAGGCGCCGGCGTGGAAGGCCTTGCGGCCCGCGGCGTGCCCGCGGGCGCCGAGGACGGTGGCCTCCTCCATGCAGCGGATCTCGTAGGGGGTCTTCACGCTGCGGCCCCAGTCCAGGTAGGCGGTGAGGCCCGCGGGGTTCAGCTCCAGGCCGGCCGTGGCGGCCCGCTCGGTCTCGTTGCCGATGTAGGCGGCGTGGCTGGGGCTGCCCACCTTCTCCCAGACGGCGTCGAGGCTGGGGGCCTCGATGATCTCGAATTCGGAGGCCCAGAAGGGGGTGCCCAGGGGCAGCTGCTCGTACCAGAAATCCTCGGGGGCGTAGCGGATGAGGGTGGGCTTCGCGCCGGGCTTGAGGAGGAGGACGTGGTGGGGGCCCGTCAGGGGGCAGTAGTGCCGGAAGTGGGGAACGGTGTTGAAGGGGGCGTCCTGGTCGTCCGAGAAGTAGGTGAAGGGCTGGCCCGCGGAGACCACGAGGGCGTCGTGTCCGTTGGCTGCGAGGGCCTTCTCAAGCCACGCCATGCGCTCCCGCAGGTGGTCGCGGAACAGGGTATTGAGGTTTTCCATGGGATTCTCCGGGCGTCGGATGCCTGAGCCCGATTATCCACCAAACGCCCCCGCGGGGGTCAAAGGAACGCGAGGGGCTTCGTCGCCGGCGCGAACCCGTTGGCCACGGCCTTCTCGTAGAAGAGCGCGAGGCTGTCCCGCTCCCGGTCGCCCAGGTGGTACGAGATGTTCTCGGTGAGATACTCCCGGAGTTCGGGCTTGGTCCACCCGATGGTCCGCCAGGCCTCGTCCACGATGGCGGCCAGGTTCTCCCGGCCCAGCTCCAGGCTGCGGTGGAAGAAGGGGCCCACGCCCCCGGGGATCTCAAGGACCGGCGCGTCCTCCCGCACCTGCCAGAGGGCGAAGACGAACGGCAGGCCGGTCCAGGCGTGCCACTCCTCGGCCAGGTCCAGGACGATGAGGCCCTCGCGCCGGGTCCGCATGGCCACGTCGCCGATGAGCAGGGCCGCGTCGCAGGTCTCCAGCATGGCGACCTGGTCGGGGGCCATGTCCACCACCTGGGGCGCCACGCCGTAGCGCTCCCGGAGGAGGATCTGGGCGAGGACGACGGAGGTGCGGCTGGAGGTGTCCAGGGCCAGGGTCCGGATCTGCTCGGGCGGGACCTTGGACAGGATGATGACGGAGCGCACCCGCTTGGGGGAGGCGATGCAGAGGCCCGGCACGAGCTTCAGGCGGGGGATGCGGAGGTACTCGATGCTGCTGATGAGCCCTGCATCAACTTCTCCCGACCGGAGCTGGTTGGCGCACAGGGAAGGCACGTGGAACTTCAAGTGGAAGTGCTCGTAGCCCAGCCCGTGCTTGAATCCGTAATTCAAGGGCGCCGCATTCAGGTAATCGATGATGGAGATTCGGAAAGGATTCGAATGGGCCATGGGTCCATTGTATTTAGACTGGGGGGCATGCGTCAGTCCGATGCGTCCATCCCCCCCGGAATTCCCGACTGGCAGGCCCTGGAGGAGCTGATGGCCGCGGCCCGGCGAAATCCGGGCGAATTCCGCACCCCGGCGGCCCTCGCGGCGGCGGCGGGCCTCACCCCCCAGGGGCTGGAGGCCGCCTTCCTCCGCCACGTCCACGCGAGGCCGGAGGCCTTCCTGGAGGCGGCCCGGGTGGACGCGGCCTGCCGCCACCTGCTGGACGCCTTCGGTCCCCCCGAGCGGGCGGGCGAAGCCTGCGGGTTCTTCGGGACGGCCGCCTTCCGGGCGGCGTTCCGGCGCCACACGGGCATGACGCCCGCCCGCTACCAGGCCCTGGGCCAGGGGGAGCCGGCCTTCACCCTGGACCTGCCCGCCGGGTACCGCATCGAGGATGTGCTGGCCTACCATGGCCGGGATCCCCTGAGCC
Encoded here:
- a CDS encoding menaquinone biosynthetic enzyme MqnA/MqnD family protein encodes the protein MAHSNPFRISIIDYLNAAPLNYGFKHGLGYEHFHLKFHVPSLCANQLRSGEVDAGLISSIEYLRIPRLKLVPGLCIASPKRVRSVIILSKVPPEQIRTLALDTSSRTSVVLAQILLRERYGVAPQVVDMAPDQVAMLETCDAALLIGDVAMRTRREGLIVLDLAEEWHAWTGLPFVFALWQVREDAPVLEIPGGVGPFFHRSLELGRENLAAIVDEAWRTIGWTKPELREYLTENISYHLGDRERDSLALFYEKAVANGFAPATKPLAFL
- the pepQ gene encoding Xaa-Pro dipeptidase encodes the protein MENLNTLFRDHLRERMAWLEKALAANGHDALVVSAGQPFTYFSDDQDAPFNTVPHFRHYCPLTGPHHVLLLKPGAKPTLIRYAPEDFWYEQLPLGTPFWASEFEIIEAPSLDAVWEKVGSPSHAAYIGNETERAATAGLELNPAGLTAYLDWGRSVKTPYEIRCMEEATVLGARGHAAGRKAFHAGASELEIHYAFVQAVGCLDFELAFSSIVALDEKGATLHYENKRSYRSGKVLLLDCGARTLGYASDITRTTPAPGCDPRFKALVDGMERNQLELCGAVKAGLPFGDLHHLSHLKLAALLKENGLIDADPDEAVKLGLTRPFYPHGLGHHLGIQVHDVAGKLAGPDGTMAPPPAEHPYLRTTRTLDVGHVVTIEPGLYFIPMLLRPFRTNEHAGRFNWKLIDELAPNGGIRIEDNVLVTPAGPRNLTREHLPA